A window of Castanea sativa cultivar Marrone di Chiusa Pesio chromosome 1, ASM4071231v1 contains these coding sequences:
- the LOC142629024 gene encoding uncharacterized protein LOC142629024, translated as MLRFKKELRQIFTCDKWLSFPHAKTAVWKEISKIVLEDYSFWSQCKNKVRVLCLVDGDEKPTMGYFYEAMDKAKEEIKKRLKNKVSLHGHYIRVIDARWGKQFHSPLHAASCFLNLAIYFRPSFKRQNEVQRGLLSTLMRLVPDLDIQDKISSQLDEYKKSMVSWWKQFGLGAPDLQSFAIRVLSQCCSATGCERNWSAFEYVHSKKRNRLEHKRVNDLVFVHYNLRLQERNKYALDPISLDNIDLMGDWVTEEPALLNPNDINWDCLNEPVALVNVEDDIELETIDVDDDDDDDNNHEHGLTNLPMGPGSSCGSSFDDEFDPFLMDDEEEEE; from the exons aaattgttttggaaGATTATTCATTTTGGTCTCAATGCAAGAACAAAGTTAGAGTACTCTGTCTTGTTGATGGGGATGAGAAACCTACTATGGGGTACTTTTATGAAGCAATGGACAAAGCAAaagaggaaattaaaaaaaggttgaagaacaaagtttctttGCATGGACATTATATTAGAGTTATTGATGCTAGATGGGGCAAACAATTTCATAGTCCTTTGCATGCAGCAAGTTGCTTTCTTAACCTTGCAATTTACTTTAGGCCTTCATTTAAAAGGCAAAATGAAGTTCAAAGAGGGTTGCTAAGCACTCTAATGAGATTGGTTCCCGATCTTGACATTCAAGACAAAATAAGTTCACAACTTGATGAGTACAAAAAGTCAATGG TTTCATGGTGGAAGCAATTTGGACTTGGAGCTCCAGATTTACAATCATTTGCCATTCGTGTGCTAAGTCAATGTTGTAGTGCAACTGGTTGTGAGAGAAATTGGAGCGCATTTGAATATGTTCactcaaagaagagaaatagaTTGGAACATAAACGAGTAAATGATTTGGTCTTTGTCCATTATAATTTGAGGCTTCAAGAAAG aaaTAAGTATGCATTGGATCCTATAAGCTTGGATAACATTGACTTGATGGGAGATTGGGTGACTGAAGAACCTGCACTTCTTAATCCAAATGACATAAATTGGGATTGTCTTAATGAACCAGTAGCCCTAGTGAATGTGGAAGACGATATTGAACTTGAAACTATTGATGTTGATGACGATGATGACGACGACAACAACCATGAACATGGCTTGACAAATCTTCCAATGGGTCCTGGTAGTTCTTGTGGGAgttcttttgatgatgaatttGATCCTTTTCTCATGGatgatgaggaggaggaggagtaa